CGACATCGTCCATCTGAGTTTCACCTCTGTGGGTTTCTAATCTCTGTCGTTATTTTCTTTAGACTTTAGTTTGACTTTAAGTTTGGTGAAAGTCACGAGGTCAAAGTGTTGTGCGTCTCGTGGATCCATCTCGTCCCTCGAGTTTCCTCAGTTCCTCAATTCCTGTCCGGTCGTTTGTTTTGCTCCCTCCCCTCACAGGCCTCCGCAGATCTCCAGCTCCTATCACCGGAAAACTGTGTACACGTTGGCCTGGGGACCCCCGGTTCCCCCCATGTCGTTTGGTAAGTTCCTAATGAACTCTGAGTGCTCTGacccagaaaaacacaaaacacaaaagcaacgAGTCAGCGGAAAGAAAAACGTTTGTAATAAACCACCTCACTCCAGACTCTGGAGACGCAGGGACTCGATATATGCACATATGTAAAACAATCATCTGGTATGAGGTCACAGCTGAACCAGGTCTGTTTTGTCATCATGTATAATCTGTGTGACGTTCAGGTGCAGCAGAAGGAAAGTCGTCCTACAGTCTGTACAGCTGCGCCGGCGAAGGTGTAATCCTGCAGCATGACCCGTCGCATCTGAGCGGAGAGGCGATGGATATTGACCAGCTGATCAGAGACACCAACAACATCCAGGTGGGAGGAGCTAAATCACAGCATGTTTCAGATGTTCAATTCAACGACATGGCTCCTCGGTGTCCGAGCGTCAGTCGTCTCCGGGCTCTGACAGTTGTGTTGTTGAATGTGTTTGGAAAAGGTTTGTGAAGTTGATCTCTGCGTCCCAACAACAGCACAAGTTGTCTCCGCACACCGACCTCAGCTGGAAGCCGGACGGGAAAGTGGTCGCCATCGGCAACGAGGACGGGTGAGTGACCCGACCTTTTCTTATGACAGACCGGTGACCGTCCAATGACAGACTCTGTTATCTGGGTCACACTCtctttaaattaatatttcctGGTGTTCCCGTTGTCCATGCTGCAGGTGCATTGACGTCTACCAGGCTCccactctcctgctgctctgcagcaTCCAGCAGCATCACAAGATCATCAACACGCTGCGGTGGCACCACGACCTCGGCTCCTCACTGCACGGCCTCCTGGCCTCGGGCTCCTGCAACGCCGTCGTCTATGTGCACGACCTGCGCTCCATCATAGGTGTGTTACTCAGTCCGTCCTCCCTGATCTCACAGACCTCACACACTCGTGTTCCTCTGTGATTTAACGTATCAGTTCTTGTTCCTCTCCGGAGCAGAGGATCCTCCAAGAAGTTCCGTGGTGCTGACGGAGCCGTATCGCCGGCTGTGTGGTCACACGGACAAAATCACTGACATGGCCTGGAGTCCGCACCACGAGGGCCGGCTGGTCACCACCTCCTACGACGGCACGGCCCAGGTCAGTACCAGGCCGACGCCTGGGGCCGATGAAAGCACGAGGATAATTTaagtttaattaatttgaacGAACGTAAAGATGTTTCTCCTCTGCTCAGGTGTGGGACGTCCTGCAGGAGGAAGCCGTCGCCAACTACCGCGGTCACCATGGTTACCTGCTCTGTGTGGACTGGTCGCCTGTCGACCCCGACGTCATCTGGACGGGAGGGAAGGACTTCACCGTGCAGGAGTGGAGGGTCTCCAAACAAGAGTTCACCAAGCCGCCCAAAGGTgaacatgatatatatatatatatatatatatatatatatatatatatatatatatatatatatatatatatatatatatatacagcatcaaacctttatgacaaataaatgtagttgagtcatgatattttacaattgaaccatttttattttaaaatactataaataaaaaggaaaaacaaatacaaacattatttttttgacgtaaaatataaacatgaattcTGTCaaataagttttcatatcaacaaACATAAACGCTGACACCGCACATCCTCCAACCCTCACAACCAGGTTAAAACTTTTGTGTTTAATCAACAAATGCTCCTGATGCCATGGTTTCCTCTCAGGGAAGAAGATGGTGAAGCTGAAGGAAAAGATGAAGACCAATCCcaagcagaagaggaagaacaaaaagccatcaggggacggaggaggagaaggaggaggaggagcaggaggagcaggaggagcgtCGGAGTTGAATGGGGAGTCGCTGGCAGGAGGAGTGAAGACGCTGACAGTGATGGAGCTGTCGGCTGAAGACGATGATGACGTCAGCTCCACCAGCAGTTCGCTGCCTCCAGCAGgtaacaggaacaggaagtgacagctGCAGGAGAGGGAACTTTTAAAAACGTCACATTTATTCTGACgttttgtttgtcagctgcTGTTGAGACGCAAAGAAAATGGTCTGCTGCTgggaagagcaaagaaaaaccaggtgagagattgtgtgtgtgtgtgtgtgtgtgtgtgtgtgtgtgtgtgtgtgtgtgtgtgtgtgtgtgtgtgtgtgtgtgtgtgtgtgtgtgtgtgtgtgtgtgtgtgtgtgtgtgtgtgtgtgtgtgtgtgtgtgtgtgtgtgtgtgtgtgcgcaactgtgtgtgtgcgcgcgtaactgtgtgtgtgtgtgtgtcagacatgAACctcctgaagaagaagaagcctcgCTCTATGTTGCCCCTCATGTCGTCCATGGACCATCGGCCCAAAgacgagctgctgcaggactgtGTCACTCTGGCTTCTGTCCATCACCACGACGGTACGAcacagatatatacatatatacatatatacatgtgaaTCCAGATAAATACTAATATATGTTTCAGGATTGCGTCCGGttgaacttgtgtttgtgttacagtgCCCCCTGCAGGCTGTGTCCCGGGACAGGGAGAGCACATCCACCTCGGCCTCTTCCATGACAGAGCGGCGCTGCACCGAATGTTCGAGTCcgaaggtgtgtgtgtaaacacaatTCATTTGAGCATTAATAGTTTCACAAGTTAATTAAAACCTGAAAACCTTCGATGGCCtgatttaagtgtgtgtgtgtgtgtgtgtgtgtgtgtgtgtgtgtgtgtgtgtgtgtgtgtgtgtgtgtgtgtgtgtgtgtgtgtgtgtgtgtgtgtgtgtgtgtgtgtgtgtgtgtgtcctcagaggAGGCCCACGTGGAGGCGGGTCACTACGACTGTGTGGTGTACCTGCGGCTGTGGAGCGGcgacctgcagggggcgctgcagctCGCCACGGAGCGAGGAGAGCTGAGCGACCACCTGCTCTCCATCGCCCCCATGGGTCAGTTACTGAGAACATCATGAACCTCATGAGCCCAGATCAGACAGAACATCGCCTCACATTTCATGAATAATTATCTGGtctaaatattatatatgtataatataatataacaacatAAGGAttataaaagcaaaaatgtcagaattacctaaaagatattttttaatgaatcatcCTGAGTTTCtgatttgataattttttggtttttatcaTATTCTGAACTGGATTCtcagtttcttcttttcttgttgttgaaaCACTTTGTCACGTGACACCAGCTGATCCTCTGACATGTGAGTTCTCTTCCTGCAGCCGGGTTCCAGGTGTGGAGTCGGACCGTGGAGGCGTTCGTGCAACAGCTGTGTCATCAGGAGCAGTACCTGAAGGCAGCGTCTCACCTGCTGTCACTCAACAGACTGTACGAGGCCGTGGAGCTGCTACGCTCGCACAAACTCTACAGGttcaacaacaactacacaacttcacacaactacacaacatCACACAACTACACACGACTACTACTGGACACGGGTTCCTctgctgacgtgtgtgtgtgtgtgtgtgtgtgtgtgtgtgtgtgtgtgtgtgtgtgtgtgtgtgtgtgtgtgtgtgtgtgtgtgtgtgtgtgtgtgtgtgtgtgtgtgtgtgtgtgtgtgtgtgtgtgtgtgtgtgtgtgtgtgtgtgtcagggaggcCATAGCGCTGGCGAAGGCCCGGCTGCCGGCGGACGAACCCGTCCTGAAGGAGTTGTACAGCTGTTGGGCAGCGGTGCTGGAGAAGGACGGACATTTCTCCTCCGCTGCCAAATGGTACGATTCTCAGATCTGTGTCTTTATTGTTTCATATTAATTTAAATCTCTTCACGTGAACCCATAGTCTCTCTCTGGtcgtctctctcgtctgtcAGTCACTTGGCCGCCGGCGCCAGTTTCGACGCGGCCAAAGTCATCGCCAGAAAGAGCGACGCCCCCTCGCTGCGGACGGCGTCCGGCGTGGCGCGGATCTGTGGCGAAGATGCTCTGGCTCAGTCGCTGGCACTGAGATGTGCCAAAGACCTGGCGGCCGCCCAGAACTGGGTCGGAGCGCAGGAGGTTCTGAGCTCGCAGGACGACCTGCTGGTCAGTGGCACCCACATGGAAACTCATGTTACATGTTCATGTTGTGagtattgattattgattattgatggGCAGGTCCACCGGCTGCACCTGTGCGTCACCGAGCTTCTGACTGTGATGCTGAGCGACGGCAGAGTCGCGGCTCCGCCCCCCGGTGGCAGCTACTCCGGTCACTCGTGGGCGTCGCCGGGTCTCACGGTCCAGGACCGGGTGAGAGACGTGTGGGAGGAGCAGTTCGGCGTCTCGGACTCGTCGACCGGACGCCGCGCAgccgctgctctgctgcaggagctgaagtCCGTGGAGGTCCCGGCGCCGAGCACCAACGTCCCTGTCAGACAGGTATGGTCCTCCGACCACTGACGTGtctcctgacctctgacctctgacctcttcagGACtccaaccctctctctcctcctcctcaggttctGATGTACTCGTCTCTCCACCTGACCCGCTCGGTGCTGAGCTGGTTACTGGACGATGACGGTCAGATGGTGACGGGACTGTGGCGAGCGGTGGCCTGGCTCAGAGACGCCGGACTCCTGAGTGTGTCTGCAGAACTCTGCAGGCTGCTGTTCCCCGACGGTACAACTCATCAATAACTGTCCGTCGGCCCAATCAATAACTCCGTCTGATCGATTGATCTGTTTTCTGGATCACGTGTTCTCACATTAACCGCAAAAGTCACAAcgttatttttaaacttcttcCTTATGAAATTTCCCTCATTTGATTTCCTCTCACTGGGATTTGATGTTTTCCTATTTATACATCTTTTCTGATGGGTTCCGTTGAACCGGAGCATAATCAATAATCCTGAGTCATGTTTaagtctcctcccctcctctctggttCATCAGGTGACGTCGTCGTTTGTTCCAGGAAACGTCCCAAAACTCTTCGTCTCACTGAGGAAGAGGATCAGGCTGCGGCGGACAGTCTGCAGGCGTTCGTCTCGTATCACCGTCTGTATGAGCGCTGGTGGAGGAACGACGCCGGAGACCGGCCGGTCCAGAACGGGCTCACGGTCCAGAACGGGCTCACGGTCCAGAACGGGCTCACGGTCCAGAACGGAATCATGGTCCCGGCAGCCGCAGACGAGGTGGAGGACCAGCCGGTCCAGAACGGAGGGTCGTCAGAGTCAGGTGAGAGCGTCCGGAGGTCGGACGCCCTGGACTTCGACGCGTCGCTGCTTCTGTCCGAGCGTTACGCCGCCTGTCAGGCGAAGCAGAGGGCGGTGAGAGAGATCCAAGAGCGGCTCACCGCCATGGTGACACTGCACGGCCAAACCCAAGGGGCGGAGCCCGAGTCTGGGGAGGAACTGGCCGACGCGACCGAGCAGACGTCCTTCACCGGGGAGGGGGAGTCGTCAGCTGACGCTGGGAAACGGTGAGAACTTGGTTACTGATGACAGATTCATTTTGTGATCTTAAGGTTTGAAGATCTGGAATATTCAGATTAATATACGTGAACGTGTCTGTCGATCGTGTCTGTTGATC
The sequence above is a segment of the Scophthalmus maximus strain ysfricsl-2021 chromosome 2, ASM2237912v1, whole genome shotgun sequence genome. Coding sequences within it:
- the gemin5 gene encoding gem-associated protein 5 isoform X3; protein product: MTERSLPASPNWYCSRCSDVNRDGLLGVGAKNIIYLVDVSATSCRVVGELSGQRELVSSFSFCQHAGQSHLCVSASSDGILRFWDSNNKTLLREHAAHQNPVSAVHWSPVDKNLVVSGDEKGVVVCHWFHTGDTASFFPEPRTIFCLSCSPHTWKVVAVGYKDGMIVLMDVSKKGEVMQRLRGHDNEIHSLAWAPLPREDALYSRPEDTDAADGVSPAASAAASVQETGGYLASGSKDQTVRIWSTARGKGVMTLKMPFLKRRGSAVDPGVKERIWLNVLWPKGRPTQLVSSCFSGELVLWDLARSGKQKWTLLGTSSEGQNHSRIVFNMSFVQLQDDRELLVSTSMDREIKCWDLDSLDCCWTLPTLGGFAYALTFSPVGTGCLALGVGDNMIRVWNTLTTQNQYDARSFWQGIKSKVTALAWHPEREGSLSFGTDDGKVGIYSVFSNKPPQISSSYHRKTVYTLAWGPPVPPMSFGAAEGKSSYSLYSCAGEGVILQHDPSHLSGEAMDIDQLIRDTNNIQHKLSPHTDLSWKPDGKVVAIGNEDGCIDVYQAPTLLLLCSIQQHHKIINTLRWHHDLGSSLHGLLASGSCNAVVYVHDLRSIIEDPPRSSVVLTEPYRRLCGHTDKITDMAWSPHHEGRLVTTSYDGTAQVWDVLQEEAVANYRGHHGYLLCVDWSPVDPDVIWTGGKDFTVQEWRVSKQEFTKPPKGKKMVKLKEKMKTNPKQKRKNKKPSGDGGGEGGGGAGGAGGASELNGESLAGGVKTLTVMELSAEDDDDVSSTSSSLPPAAAVETQRKWSAAGKSKEKPDMNLLKKKKPRSMLPLMSSMDHRPKDELLQDCVTLASVHHHDVPPAGCVPGQGEHIHLGLFHDRAALHRMFESEEEAHVEAGHYDCVVYLRLWSGDLQGALQLATERGELSDHLLSIAPMAGFQVWSRTVEAFVQQLCHQEQYLKAASHLLSLNRLYEAVELLRSHKLYREAIALAKARLPADEPVLKELYSCWAAVLEKDGHFSSAAKCHLAAGASFDAAKVIARKSDAPSLRTASGVARICGEDALAQSLALRCAKDLAAAQNWVGAQEVLSSQDDLLVHRLHLCVTELLTVMLSDGRVAAPPPGGSYSGHSWASPGLTVQDRVRDVWEEQFGVSDSSTGRRAAAALLQELKSVEVPAPSTNVPVRQVLMYSSLHLTRSVLSWLLDDDGQMVTGLWRAVAWLRDAGLLSVSAELCRLLFPDGDVVVCSRKRPKTLRLTEEEDQAAADSLQAFVSYHRLYERWWRNDAGDRPVQNGLTVQNGIMVPAAADEVEDQPVQNGGSSESGESVRRSDALDFDASLLLSERYAACQAKQRAVREIQERLTAMVTLHGQTQGAEPESGEELADATEQTSFTGEGESSADAGKRPDDQETLLSLSVNMSDLQKQLLDLPDTMKMFPRPDVLECCLVLLHLGESALASSVSESLRRDARDLLLRHGSGPWVLKVARRFLSPDT
- the gemin5 gene encoding gem-associated protein 5 isoform X1, whose protein sequence is MTERSLPASPNWYCSRCSDVNRDGLLGVGAKNIIYLVDVSATSCRVVGELSGQRELVSSFSFCQHAGQSHLCVSASSDGILRFWDSNNKTLLREHAAHQNPVSAVHWSPVDKNLVVSGDEKGVVVCHWFHTGDTASFFPEPRTIFCLSCSPHTWKVVAVGYKDGMIVLMDVSKKGEVMQRLRGHDNEIHSLAWAPLPREDALYSRPEDTDAADGVSPAASAAASVQETGGYLASGSKDQTVRIWSTARGKGVMTLKMPFLKRRGSAVDPGVKERIWLNVLWPKGRPTQLVSSCFSGELVLWDLARSGKQKWTLLGTSSEGQNHSRIVFNMSFVQLQDDRELLVSTSMDREIKCWDLDSLDCCWTLPTLGGFAYALTFSPVGTGCLALGVGDNMIRVWNTLTTQNQYDARSFWQGIKSKVTALAWHPEREGSLSFGTDDGKVGIYSVFSNKPPQISSSYHRKTVYTLAWGPPVPPMSFGAAEGKSSYSLYSCAGEGVILQHDPSHLSGEAMDIDQLIRDTNNIQHKLSPHTDLSWKPDGKVVAIGNEDGCIDVYQAPTLLLLCSIQQHHKIINTLRWHHDLGSSLHGLLASGSCNAVVYVHDLRSIIEDPPRSSVVLTEPYRRLCGHTDKITDMAWSPHHEGRLVTTSYDGTAQVWDVLQEEAVANYRGHHGYLLCVDWSPVDPDVIWTGGKDFTVQEWRVSKQEFTKPPKGKKMVKLKEKMKTNPKQKRKNKKPSGDGGGEGGGGAGGAGGASELNGESLAGGVKTLTVMELSAEDDDDVSSTSSSLPPAAAVETQRKWSAAGKSKEKPDMNLLKKKKPRSMLPLMSSMDHRPKDELLQDCVTLASVHHHDVPPAGCVPGQGEHIHLGLFHDRAALHRMFESEEEAHVEAGHYDCVVYLRLWSGDLQGALQLATERGELSDHLLSIAPMAGFQVWSRTVEAFVQQLCHQEQYLKAASHLLSLNRLYEAVELLRSHKLYREAIALAKARLPADEPVLKELYSCWAAVLEKDGHFSSAAKCHLAAGASFDAAKVIARKSDAPSLRTASGVARICGEDALAQSLALRCAKDLAAAQNWVGAQEVLSSQDDLLVHRLHLCVTELLTVMLSDGRVAAPPPGGSYSGHSWASPGLTVQDRVRDVWEEQFGVSDSSTGRRAAAALLQELKSVEVPAPSTNVPVRQVLMYSSLHLTRSVLSWLLDDDGQMVTGLWRAVAWLRDAGLLSVSAELCRLLFPDGDVVVCSRKRPKTLRLTEEEDQAAADSLQAFVSYHRLYERWWRNDAGDRPVQNGLTVQNGLTVQNGLTVQNGIMVPAAADEVEDQPVQNGGSSESGESVRRSDALDFDASLLLSERYAACQAKQRAVREIQERLTAMVTLHGQTQGAEPESGEELADATEQTSFTGEGESSADAGKRPDDQETLLSLSVNMSDLQKQLLDLPDTMKMFPRPDVLECCLVLLHLGESALASSVSESLRRDARDLLLRHGSGPWVLKVARRFLSPDT
- the gemin5 gene encoding gem-associated protein 5 isoform X2, coding for MTERSLPASPNWYCSRCSDVNRDGLLGVGAKNIIYLVDVSATSCRVVGELSGQRELVSSFSFCQHAGQSHLCVSASSDGILRFWDSNNKTLLREHAAHQNPVSAVHWSPVDKNLVVSGDEKGVVVCHWFHTGDTASFFPEPRTIFCLSCSPHTWKVVAVGYKDGMIVLMDVSKKGEVMQRLRGHDNEIHSLAWAPLPREDALYSRPEDTDADGVSPAASAAASVQETGGYLASGSKDQTVRIWSTARGKGVMTLKMPFLKRRGSAVDPGVKERIWLNVLWPKGRPTQLVSSCFSGELVLWDLARSGKQKWTLLGTSSEGQNHSRIVFNMSFVQLQDDRELLVSTSMDREIKCWDLDSLDCCWTLPTLGGFAYALTFSPVGTGCLALGVGDNMIRVWNTLTTQNQYDARSFWQGIKSKVTALAWHPEREGSLSFGTDDGKVGIYSVFSNKPPQISSSYHRKTVYTLAWGPPVPPMSFGAAEGKSSYSLYSCAGEGVILQHDPSHLSGEAMDIDQLIRDTNNIQHKLSPHTDLSWKPDGKVVAIGNEDGCIDVYQAPTLLLLCSIQQHHKIINTLRWHHDLGSSLHGLLASGSCNAVVYVHDLRSIIEDPPRSSVVLTEPYRRLCGHTDKITDMAWSPHHEGRLVTTSYDGTAQVWDVLQEEAVANYRGHHGYLLCVDWSPVDPDVIWTGGKDFTVQEWRVSKQEFTKPPKGKKMVKLKEKMKTNPKQKRKNKKPSGDGGGEGGGGAGGAGGASELNGESLAGGVKTLTVMELSAEDDDDVSSTSSSLPPAAAVETQRKWSAAGKSKEKPDMNLLKKKKPRSMLPLMSSMDHRPKDELLQDCVTLASVHHHDVPPAGCVPGQGEHIHLGLFHDRAALHRMFESEEEAHVEAGHYDCVVYLRLWSGDLQGALQLATERGELSDHLLSIAPMAGFQVWSRTVEAFVQQLCHQEQYLKAASHLLSLNRLYEAVELLRSHKLYREAIALAKARLPADEPVLKELYSCWAAVLEKDGHFSSAAKCHLAAGASFDAAKVIARKSDAPSLRTASGVARICGEDALAQSLALRCAKDLAAAQNWVGAQEVLSSQDDLLVHRLHLCVTELLTVMLSDGRVAAPPPGGSYSGHSWASPGLTVQDRVRDVWEEQFGVSDSSTGRRAAAALLQELKSVEVPAPSTNVPVRQVLMYSSLHLTRSVLSWLLDDDGQMVTGLWRAVAWLRDAGLLSVSAELCRLLFPDGDVVVCSRKRPKTLRLTEEEDQAAADSLQAFVSYHRLYERWWRNDAGDRPVQNGLTVQNGLTVQNGLTVQNGIMVPAAADEVEDQPVQNGGSSESGESVRRSDALDFDASLLLSERYAACQAKQRAVREIQERLTAMVTLHGQTQGAEPESGEELADATEQTSFTGEGESSADAGKRPDDQETLLSLSVNMSDLQKQLLDLPDTMKMFPRPDVLECCLVLLHLGESALASSVSESLRRDARDLLLRHGSGPWVLKVARRFLSPDT